In one Bactrocera tryoni isolate S06 chromosome 5, CSIRO_BtryS06_freeze2, whole genome shotgun sequence genomic region, the following are encoded:
- the LOC120778589 gene encoding putative uncharacterized protein DDB_G0291608, producing the protein MAFSRHNIEKRRLIELVRLNAILWDCRLPHYKRSDKKKALKWNELGRVFGVSGERVQRTFTSLREIFRRELNHEKMLGTRFKSKWEYYDAMAFLKEVIRERKSRERNKMSADAQAQQQTQQHHSNNNSSAIDEYQYFAPNDPNNPNNQQPAQANDPKQQKLQQPQYQTLPQQQQQQLPVGLSFPTQLHLQQLAPLNETPHSQPLPTAHATALTAASQLPQLPQQPLQNMQPDVILSLNTNAISTLQNFGNGNSSFTCNSRPPSQPQQQPQLALQPAQPQLQMQSQPAPPGTQSLVAISSSRSSASSSPSIYIKEEPDSPDTLSLTTITINEHNSAYSPRHNAILTPATKSKHAQHLNTHPKVGLPHNNVTNSNVVFKAQSKTHIPGSSASLIIDEDFAEPDVELDDLDDPDVDMLDDGRLSPASTYTLGMAEKPSHPTAREILYTKFGDFLAARLNTLNETVANDLMNRILLLIAEK; encoded by the exons ATGGCGTTCTCACGCCACAACATCGAGAAGCGACGTCTCATCGAGTTGGTGCGCTTGAATGCGATACTGTGGGACTGTCGCCTGCCGCACTACAAGCGCTCGGATAAGAAAAAGGCGCTGAAATGGAACGAGTTGGGCCGAGTTTTTGGTGTTAGTGGCGAGCGAGTGCAGCGCACATTCACCTCGCTGCGTGAGATATTTCGCCGTGAGTTGAATCATGAGAAAATGCTGGGTACACGCTTCAAGTCCAAGTGGGAGTATTATGACGCAATGGCTTTCCTAAAGGAAGTCATAAGGGAACGCAA ATCACGTGAGCGCAATAAAATGTCGGCCGATGCACAGGCGCAACAACAAACGCAGCAACATCATAGCAATAACAATAGTAGCGCAATCGATGAGTATCAGTATTTCGCGCCGAATGATCCCAATAATCCCAACAACCAACAGCCAGCGCAGGCCAACGACCCGAAACAACAGaaactacaacaaccacaatacCAAACATTgccgcagcagcaacaacagcagctccCAGTTGGCTTGTCCTTTCCAACACAGCTACACTTGCAACAATTGGCGCCGTTAAATGAGACACCACATTCGCAGCCGCTACCAACTGCGCATGCCACGGCGCTGACTGCCGCGTCTCAACTGCCACAACTACCACAACAGCCCTTGCAGAACATGCAACCCGACGTGATCCTTAGCCTGAATACGAACGCGATCTCAACATTACAAAACTTCGGAAACGGAAATTCATCTTTCACTTGTAATTCCAGACCTCCTTCTCAGCCgcagcaacaaccacaattAGCATTACAACCGGCGCAGCCACAGCTGCAGATGCAGTCACAGCCGGCGCCACCGGGCACGCAATCGCTCGTAGCTATTTCGAGTTCTCGCTCGTCGGCCTCAAGTTCGCCCTCGATTTACATTAAAGAGGAGCCAGATTCGCCCGACACACTCTCACTCACCACTATCACCATTAATGAACACAACTCAGCGTATTCACCACGGCACAATGCAATACTAACCCCAGCCACAAAAAGCAAACATGCTCAACATTTAAATACTCATCCTAAAGTTGGCTTGCCACACAATAACGTCACAAACAGCAATGTCGTTTTTAAAGCTCAATCTAAAACCCATATACCCGGCTCTTCTGCCAGTCTAATAATCGACGAAGACTTCGCTGAGCCCGATGTTGAGTTAGACGATCTCGATGATCCGGACGTGGATATGCTCGACGATGGTCGGCTCTCGCCTGCGAGCACTTATACACTCGGCATGGCGGAAAAACCAAGTCACCCAACGGCGCGTGAAATACTCTATACCAAGTTCGGTGACTTTCTGGCTGCACGTCTTAATACTCTTAATGAGACTGTCGCAAATGATCTGATGAATCGCATACTGCTGCTAATCGCTGAAAAGTAG
- the LOC120778374 gene encoding uncharacterized protein LOC120778374, with amino-acid sequence MLMKPREQATHKDNKKMKLFAVALAACFIACAIAQSAPAEPSAEYLPPVGDESAPLADDGYRYKAVRRLKYRHRRELPSEEYLPPVAEPSSEYIPPEGAETRVAEDGYRYKTVRRFKVHRHRREAPSVEYLPPVVEPSAEYLPPEGAETRVADDGYRYKTVRRLRFRARHRRDVSELPSAEYLPPVEVELAPELKTVLGDEGYRYKTVRRLKYRRHRREAEAAEEVAAAESVDAPNGEYLPPSNDVAEVPEVKSAELAQDGYRYKTVRRLKYRHRQFKSNLQKLFVVTFAVGLASLAFAQSLPIDSVEPSAEYLSPVGEESTPLADDGYRYKAVRRLKYRHRREVPSEEYLPPVAEPSSEYIPPEGAETRVAEDGYRYKTVRRFKVHRHRREAPSVEYLPPVVEPSAEYLPPEGAETRVADDGYLYKTVRRLRYRARHRRDVSELTSLPSAEYLPPVEVELAPELKTILGDDGYRYKAVRRLKYRRHRREAEAAEEVAAAESVDAPNGEYLPPSNDIAEVPEVKSTELAQDGYRYKTVRRLKYRRNRREVEAAEDIAAAKSVDAPNGEYLPPSNDIAEVPAAKSAELAQDGYRYKTVRRIRYRYRH; translated from the exons Atgttaatgaaacccagggaacaa GCTACACATAAGGATAACAAGAAAATG AAACTCTTCGCAGTCGCACTCGCTGCGTGCTTTATTGCATGTGCCATCGCCCAATCAGCACCAGCTGAGCCCTCAGCCGAGTATTTGCCACCAGTCGGTGATGAATCGGCACCACTTGCCGATGATGGGTACCGTTATAAGGCAGTGCGCCGTCTGAAGTACCGTCATCGTCGTGAGTTACCTTCAGAGGAATATTTACCGCCAGTAGCTGAACCATCCTCCGAATATATACCACCGGAGGGCGCTGAGACTCGTGTAGCTGAAGACGGTTATAGATACAAAACTGTGAGACGTTTCAAAGTACACCGTCATCGCCGTGAAGCTCCTTCCGTTGAATATTTGCCACCAGTGGTCGAGCCCAGCGCTGAATATTTACCACCAGAGGGTGCTGAAACCCGTGTCGCTGACGATGGTTACCGTTATAAGACAGTACGTCGTTTGAGATTCCGTGCTCGTCATCGTCGTGATGTCTCTGAATTGCCATCTGCTGAATACTTACCTCCTGTAGAAGTTGAGTTGGCACCGGAGTTGAAGACCGTCTTAGGTGACGAGGGTTATCGTTATAAGACTGTGCGTCGTTTGAAGTACCGCCGTCATCGTCGTGAAGCTGAGGCTGCTGAAGAAGTTGCCGCCGCTGAAAGCGTTGATGCCCCCAATGGTGAATACTTGCCACCTAGTAATGATGTTGCTGAAGTACCAGAGGTGAAGAGTGCTGAATTGGCTCAAGATGGTTATCGTTATAAAACAGTGCGTCGCTTGAAGTACCGCCATCGTCA ATTTAAGTCAAATTTGCAGAAACTCTTTGTGGTGACATTCGCTGTGGGTCTGGCATCGCTGGCCTTTGCTCAATCTCTTCCTATTGACAGTGTCGAGCCGTCCGCTGAGTATTTGTCACCAGTCGGTGAAGAATCGACGCCACTTGCCGATGATGGTTACCGTTATAAGGCAGTGCGTCGTCTGAAGTACCGTCATCGTCGTGAGGTACCTTCAGAGGAATATCTACCGCCAGTAGCTGAACCATCCTCCGAATATATCCCACCGGAGGGCGCTGAGACTCGTGTAGCTGAAGATGGTTATAGATACAAAACTGTGAGACGTTTCAAAGTACACCGTCATCGTCGTGAAGCGCCTTCCGTTGAATATTTGCCACCAGTTGTCGAGCCCAGCGCTGAATATTTACCACCAGAGGGTGCTGAAACTCGAGTCGCTGACGATGGTTACCTTTACAAGACTGTACGTCGTTTGAGATACCGTGCACGTCATCGCCGTGATGTCTCTGAATTAACTTCCCTGCCATCTGCTGAATACTTACCTCCTGTAGAAGTTGAGTTGGCACCGGAGTTAAAGACTATCTTAGGTGATGATGGTTATCGTTATAAGGCCGTGCGTCGCTTGAAGTACCGTCGTCATCGTCGTGAGGCTGAGGCCGCTGAAGAAGTTGCGGCCGCTGAAAGCGTTGATGCCCCAAATGGTGAATACTTACCCCCAAGTAATGATATTGCTGAAGTGCCGGAGGTGAAAAGTACCGAGCTGGCTCAAGATGGCTACCGTTATAAAACTGTGCGTCGTTTAAAGTACCGTCGTAACCGTCGTGAAGTTGAAGCTGCAGAAGACATTGCCGCTGCTAAAAGCGTTGATGCCCCAAATGGTGAATACTTACCTCCCAGTAATGATATTGCAGAAGTGCCAGCGGCGAAAAGTGCCGAGCTAGCTCAAGATGGCTACCGTTATAAGACTGTGCGTCGCATCAGATATCGTTATCGGCACTAA